In a genomic window of Glycine max cultivar Williams 82 chromosome 13, Glycine_max_v4.0, whole genome shotgun sequence:
- the LOC100789548 gene encoding stress-induced protein KIN2 isoform X3 translates to MDSQNMSNNAGQAKGQAQEKANTVMDKASNAAQSAQESLQEVGQQMQAKAQGAADAVKNATGMNK, encoded by the exons ATGGACTCCCAAAACATGAGCAACAATGCTGGACAAGCAAAGGGCCAAGCTCAG GAAAAGGCTAACACAGTGATGGACAAGGCTAGCAATGCTGCTCAATCTGCTCAAGAGTCCTTGCAAGAG GTTGGACAACAAATGCAGGCTAAAGCACAAGGAGCTGCTGATGCTGTGAAGAATGCAACAGGAATGAACAAATGA
- the LOC100789548 gene encoding stress-induced protein KIN2 isoform X2 → MDSQNMSYNAGQAKGQAQEKAGNMMDKASSAAQSAQNSMQQVGQQMQAKAQGAADAVKNATGMNK, encoded by the exons ATGGACTCCCAAAACATGAGCTACAATGCAGGACAAGCCAAGGGCCAAGCTCAA GAAAAGGCTGGCAACATGATGGACAAGGCTAGCAGTGCTGCTCAATCTGCTCAAAACTCCATGCAACAG GTTGGACAACAAATGCAGGCTAAAGCACAAGGAGCTGCTGATGCTGTGAAGAATGCAACAGGAATGAACAAATGA
- the LOC100789548 gene encoding stress-induced protein KIN2 isoform X1, whose product MDSQNMSYNAGQAKGQAQEKAGNMMDKASSAAQSAQNSMQQAGQQMQAKAQGAADAVKNGTGMNN is encoded by the exons ATGGACTCCCAAAACATGAGCTACAATGCAGGACAAGCCAAGGGCCAAGCTCAA GAAAAGGCTGGCAACATGATGGACAAGGCTAGCAGTGCTGCTCAATCTGCTCAAAACTCCATGCAACAG GCAGGGCAGCAAATGCAGGCTAAAGCACAAGGAGCAGCTGATGCTGTGAAGAATGGAACAGGGATGAACAACTAA